One Psychrobacillus glaciei genomic region harbors:
- the rsbW gene encoding anti-sigma B factor RsbW codes for MKPFDYVEIRLPAKPQYVSVARLTISGLANRIGFTYEDIEDLKIATSEAITNAVQHAYAEDEEGEVVIGCAIYKEKMEIMVADHGKSFNFEETKAKVGPYHDLKEGSLLREGGLGLYLIETLMDEVKVHHQEGVTVFMTKYVEVEQVDENVQHITS; via the coding sequence ATGAAACCGTTTGATTATGTGGAAATTAGATTGCCTGCAAAACCACAATATGTGAGTGTTGCTCGCCTTACAATTTCTGGGTTGGCAAATCGCATTGGATTTACGTATGAAGATATCGAAGATTTGAAAATTGCCACAAGTGAGGCTATTACAAATGCAGTTCAACATGCGTACGCTGAGGATGAAGAAGGCGAAGTAGTTATTGGGTGTGCAATATATAAAGAAAAAATGGAAATCATGGTGGCAGATCATGGGAAAAGCTTCAATTTTGAAGAGACGAAAGCAAAAGTTGGTCCATACCATGACTTGAAAGAAGGATCACTTCTAAGGGAAGGTGGTCTAGGTTTATATTTAATCGAGACGTTAATGGATGAAGTAAAAGTCCATCACCAAGAAGGTGTAACTGTATTTATGACGAAGTATGTCGAAGTAGAGCAGGTGGATGAAAATGTCCAACACATCACATCCTAA
- a CDS encoding transcriptional regulator: MVSDKKKKEAIIRLPKQMVNEGVKTVKQSLTGSESIVRVQANEYFKKEQSNLIREAMMKGYVEMSHINLSICTECLHAEYEAQHTTERLVSGG, from the coding sequence GTGGTAAGTGATAAGAAGAAAAAGGAAGCTATTATAAGGCTTCCAAAGCAAATGGTTAATGAAGGAGTAAAGACCGTAAAACAGTCATTAACTGGTAGTGAAAGTATCGTCCGTGTCCAAGCAAATGAATATTTTAAGAAAGAACAGTCAAATCTTATAAGAGAAGCGATGATGAAAGGCTATGTTGAAATGTCTCATATAAACTTATCCATTTGTACGGAATGTTTACATGCAGAGTATGAAGCGCAACATACGACTGAGCGACTCGTAAGTGGAGGATGA
- the alr gene encoding alanine racemase, with product MQQTYYRPTFVRINLTAIKTNIQNLKQMLPTHTQIIAIVKANAYGHGDIEVAKAALSAGATQLAVATPEEALRIRDAGITAEILIIGAAPASFLQKASELNITLTAYSLEWLKAIQHFKRSLKVHIKIDSGMGRIGFVKENELKEALIFIQQNSWIQVTGVFTHFSTADEEEREHFDEQAERFERLLALFEVKPPIVHTSNSAAVLRYPTQHWDAVRFGISMYGIAPSPFLSKNLPFPLKEALSLETEVVQVKKVEKGTPIGYGAKYKAIDEEWIATLPIGYADGLLRKLHNQSVLVKGKRVSIVGKICMDQCMIRLNEPVPLGEKVVLIGRQAAEEIKIEEWAENLETIPYEICCILSNRIPRIYSE from the coding sequence ATGCAACAAACATATTACCGCCCAACATTCGTACGTATAAACTTAACAGCTATAAAAACAAACATTCAAAATTTAAAACAAATGCTTCCAACACATACACAAATAATTGCAATAGTAAAAGCAAATGCTTACGGTCATGGTGATATAGAGGTGGCAAAGGCCGCATTAAGCGCAGGTGCCACACAATTAGCTGTTGCAACCCCGGAAGAAGCCCTTCGTATAAGGGATGCAGGAATTACAGCTGAAATTCTCATTATTGGAGCGGCACCAGCTTCCTTTTTACAAAAAGCTTCTGAACTAAATATAACATTAACAGCCTATTCCCTTGAATGGCTTAAAGCTATTCAACATTTTAAAAGGTCACTTAAGGTTCATATAAAAATAGATAGTGGAATGGGTAGAATCGGTTTTGTAAAAGAGAATGAACTAAAAGAAGCACTTATCTTTATTCAACAGAACAGCTGGATTCAAGTAACAGGCGTATTTACACATTTTTCGACAGCCGATGAAGAGGAACGAGAACACTTTGATGAACAAGCAGAGAGATTTGAACGATTACTTGCATTATTCGAAGTAAAACCACCAATTGTACATACTTCGAATAGTGCTGCTGTTCTAAGGTACCCCACTCAGCATTGGGACGCCGTGCGTTTTGGTATTTCCATGTATGGAATTGCACCCTCTCCTTTTTTAAGTAAAAATCTTCCTTTTCCCTTAAAAGAAGCACTTTCTTTAGAAACTGAAGTAGTGCAAGTTAAAAAGGTGGAGAAAGGTACTCCGATTGGTTATGGGGCAAAGTACAAGGCTATTGACGAAGAATGGATCGCGACGCTTCCGATTGGTTATGCAGATGGACTATTACGCAAACTGCATAACCAATCTGTTTTAGTAAAAGGAAAGAGAGTATCGATAGTAGGGAAAATATGTATGGATCAATGCATGATTCGTCTTAATGAACCAGTACCGCTTGGAGAAAAAGTGGTACTAATAGGAAGACAAGCAGCAGAAGAAATTAAAATAGAAGAGTGGGCAGAAAATTTGGAAACAATACCATATGAGATTTGCTGCATCCTCTCTAATAGAATCCCTAGAATATACAGTGAATGA
- a CDS encoding Tex family protein, whose protein sequence is MEIKKMLQLVSKETGVKTTQAEQVIKLLEEGNTVPFIARYRKEQTGSLDEVQIKAVEDRYNYIQQLEQRKEEVIRLIDEQGKLTEELTTSIQNAMVLQRLEDLYRPYKQKRRTKATIGKEKGLEPLASLLLTFPKESVQKLAVDYINENLEVLSIEEALQGARDILAEQFSDDAKIREQIRNITRADGKVISTVKKEELDEKNVFEMYYEYEEPVKKIVPHRTLAINRGEKEDVLKVSFQVPIDKVTNLMKTQWIPYQTSSDAVEHVEMAIEDSYKRLIQPSVEREIRTELTEKAETQAIHIFSENLRNLLLQPPLKGKVILGVDPAYRTGCKLAVVDDTGKLLEVSAIYPHAPKMDVEGSKKKVLSYLKKYPISLIAIGNGTASRETEQFIVDCLKEVEGDVAYVIVNEAGASVYSASETARNEFPDLQVEQRSAVSIARRLQDPLAELVKIEPKAVGVGQYQHDVSQKKLSESLSFIVETAVNQVGVNVNTASASLLQYVSGLSKTVAENVVNLRNEQGRFTSRAQLKKIPRLGAKTYEQAIGFLRVPDAKNPFDATGIHPESYKAAEQVLEIVGLEKSQIGSKEAEAALININIAEVSKELEIGEITLKDIVETLIKPTRDPREAFPQPILKKDVLKMEDLQKGMELQGTVRNVVDFGAFVDIGVKQDGLVHISKLKKGFVKHPLDVVSLGDIVTVWVEQYDANKGKVSLTMLPPEQQV, encoded by the coding sequence TTGGAAATAAAGAAAATGCTACAGCTTGTTTCTAAAGAAACAGGAGTCAAAACTACGCAAGCTGAACAAGTGATTAAACTATTAGAAGAAGGAAATACAGTTCCTTTTATAGCACGGTATAGGAAAGAGCAAACGGGATCTTTAGATGAGGTGCAGATTAAGGCTGTAGAAGATCGATATAATTACATACAGCAGTTAGAACAACGAAAAGAAGAGGTTATCCGATTAATTGATGAGCAAGGTAAGTTAACGGAAGAATTGACTACTTCTATTCAAAATGCTATGGTTCTTCAACGATTAGAAGATTTGTACCGACCATATAAGCAAAAGCGCAGAACAAAAGCGACGATTGGTAAGGAAAAAGGATTAGAACCACTAGCGAGTTTGCTGCTTACTTTTCCTAAAGAGTCGGTGCAAAAGCTAGCAGTCGATTATATCAATGAAAATTTAGAAGTTCTTTCTATAGAAGAGGCACTTCAAGGTGCAAGAGATATTTTAGCAGAACAATTTTCTGATGATGCGAAAATTCGCGAACAAATACGCAATATCACTCGCGCTGATGGAAAGGTTATTTCCACAGTCAAAAAGGAAGAGTTGGACGAAAAGAATGTATTTGAAATGTATTATGAGTACGAGGAACCTGTGAAAAAAATTGTTCCTCACAGAACTTTAGCGATTAACCGTGGAGAAAAAGAAGATGTACTTAAGGTGAGTTTTCAAGTTCCAATAGATAAAGTGACGAATCTTATGAAAACACAGTGGATTCCTTATCAAACGTCCAGTGATGCAGTTGAACATGTGGAAATGGCAATTGAAGACTCGTATAAACGCTTAATCCAACCTTCTGTAGAAAGAGAAATTCGAACAGAACTTACGGAAAAGGCAGAAACTCAAGCAATCCACATTTTCTCGGAAAATTTACGTAACTTATTATTGCAACCTCCATTAAAAGGGAAAGTTATTCTTGGTGTGGATCCAGCATACCGAACAGGATGCAAGCTTGCAGTTGTAGATGATACAGGAAAGCTGCTAGAAGTTTCAGCGATTTATCCACATGCACCTAAAATGGATGTGGAAGGATCTAAAAAGAAAGTTCTTTCTTATTTGAAGAAGTACCCAATTTCATTAATTGCAATTGGGAACGGTACAGCTTCTCGTGAAACCGAACAATTTATAGTAGATTGTTTGAAAGAAGTAGAAGGCGATGTTGCTTACGTTATTGTGAACGAAGCAGGAGCAAGTGTTTATTCAGCATCTGAAACTGCAAGGAATGAGTTCCCTGACTTACAAGTGGAGCAGCGAAGTGCCGTTTCAATTGCAAGAAGGTTACAAGATCCGCTTGCTGAACTTGTGAAGATTGAACCAAAAGCAGTTGGGGTAGGGCAATACCAACATGATGTATCTCAAAAGAAACTTTCAGAGTCTCTTTCTTTTATAGTAGAAACTGCAGTTAACCAAGTTGGAGTGAACGTAAATACAGCATCTGCATCCCTATTGCAATACGTTTCTGGTCTATCGAAAACAGTTGCGGAAAACGTAGTGAATTTGAGAAATGAGCAAGGAAGGTTTACTTCTAGAGCGCAACTAAAGAAAATTCCTCGTCTAGGAGCTAAAACATACGAGCAAGCAATAGGATTCTTACGTGTTCCAGACGCTAAAAACCCATTCGATGCTACAGGAATTCATCCAGAAAGTTATAAAGCAGCAGAACAAGTTTTAGAAATCGTAGGTTTGGAAAAGTCTCAAATCGGATCCAAAGAAGCAGAAGCAGCTTTGATAAACATTAATATTGCGGAAGTAAGCAAGGAACTAGAAATTGGTGAAATTACATTAAAAGATATAGTAGAAACATTGATCAAACCAACTCGAGATCCACGAGAAGCTTTCCCGCAACCTATTTTGAAGAAAGATGTTCTTAAAATGGAAGATCTTCAAAAGGGAATGGAGCTTCAAGGTACTGTTCGAAACGTAGTAGACTTTGGTGCGTTTGTTGATATCGGTGTAAAACAAGATGGCTTAGTTCATATTTCGAAGTTGAAAAAAGGTTTTGTAAAACATCCATTAGATGTTGTATCGCTAGGAGATATCGTTACTGTATGGGTCGAACAATACGATGCAAATAAAGGAAAGGTTTCTTTAACTATGCTTCCTCCAGAACAACAAGTATAA
- a CDS encoding PP2C family serine/threonine-protein phosphatase, producing the protein MKILSDEKVEMCVYQEAKSGNLESGDTYYIDQKEDYLICSIADGLGNGPIAKESADIMPEILAKYPEESIDSLLLRCNELMVQKRGAAVAIVKVDFKLHTISYSCVGNIKFYMYQSETDKMIYPLPVMGYLSGRKQKPHTQTYSYNKNDLFLLHSDGVNLKSPKAIIKKAVNAQCLYKAVLDDIEHGDDATFITGSLL; encoded by the coding sequence GTGAAAATACTTTCAGATGAAAAGGTAGAGATGTGTGTGTACCAAGAGGCGAAGTCCGGAAATTTAGAATCTGGTGACACTTATTATATTGATCAAAAGGAAGATTATTTAATTTGTTCCATTGCAGATGGATTGGGTAATGGACCTATTGCAAAAGAGTCTGCGGATATCATGCCTGAAATTTTAGCAAAATATCCAGAGGAATCGATTGATAGTTTACTTTTACGTTGTAATGAATTAATGGTCCAAAAAAGAGGGGCCGCTGTTGCTATTGTAAAGGTAGATTTCAAACTTCATACAATATCTTATAGCTGTGTAGGAAATATTAAGTTTTATATGTATCAAAGTGAGACAGACAAAATGATATACCCACTACCTGTTATGGGCTACTTATCCGGAAGAAAGCAAAAACCACACACACAAACTTATTCTTATAATAAAAATGATTTATTCTTATTGCATTCTGATGGTGTAAACTTGAAAAGTCCAAAAGCGATTATTAAAAAAGCTGTCAATGCCCAATGTTTATACAAAGCTGTGCTCGACGATATCGAACATGGAGATGACGCTACATTTATCACAGGAAGCTTACTCTAG
- the sigB gene encoding RNA polymerase sigma factor SigB — protein sequence MSNTSHPNKQSKEQILEWIKEYQQTESDDAQTKLVLNYKRLVESIARKYSNGKSHHEDIVQVGMLGLLGAIRRYDPTFGKSFEAFAIPTIIGEIKRFLRDKTWAVHVPRRIKELGPRIRAAVEALTVEFQRSPLVQEIADFLGEEVENVLEAMEMSKSYQALSMDHSLDSDSDGGTITLFDVIGKADGEFEKTDQRLLVANAISKLSDREKEIIQLTYMEQLSQKETGERLGISQMHVSRIQRKAIKRLQEVILVSGGLKQ from the coding sequence ATGTCCAACACATCACATCCTAACAAACAATCCAAAGAACAAATATTAGAATGGATTAAAGAATACCAACAGACAGAGAGCGATGATGCTCAAACCAAGTTAGTGTTAAATTATAAAAGGTTGGTTGAATCCATCGCTCGAAAATATTCAAATGGCAAATCGCATCATGAAGATATAGTACAAGTAGGAATGCTAGGACTTTTAGGTGCAATCAGAAGATATGATCCAACTTTTGGGAAAAGCTTCGAAGCGTTTGCTATTCCAACGATTATTGGAGAAATTAAACGTTTTTTGCGGGATAAAACATGGGCAGTACATGTTCCCAGAAGAATTAAAGAACTAGGTCCACGTATAAGAGCGGCTGTAGAAGCTTTAACCGTAGAATTTCAGCGTTCTCCATTAGTGCAGGAAATTGCTGACTTTTTGGGTGAAGAAGTGGAAAATGTCTTAGAAGCTATGGAAATGAGTAAGAGCTATCAGGCGCTATCAATGGATCATTCGTTAGATTCAGATTCAGATGGAGGTACAATTACCTTGTTTGACGTTATTGGAAAAGCGGATGGAGAATTTGAAAAAACAGATCAGCGTTTACTAGTTGCTAATGCTATAAGTAAATTATCAGATCGTGAGAAAGAAATAATACAGCTTACATATATGGAGCAGTTAAGTCAAAAAGAAACGGGCGAGCGTTTAGGAATTTCTCAAATGCATGTTTCAAGAATTCAAAGAAAAGCAATAAAAAGATTGCAAGAAGTAATTTTAGTGTCAGGTGGATTGAAACAGTGA
- a CDS encoding PP2C family protein-serine/threonine phosphatase: MPQEFKRQYKEILEQYTLRQTEHNLYEGQNFSRQLIQKNISPEEVISIHKASLEEIIPNLSADVSHSFDLLIEVMIRYGLALKEHQTLIKKQENFKMEMELASNVQQTLLKTKIPNMFGLDIGMISVPAQEMNGDYAYFLNDETSVGVAVADVIGKGIPAALCMSMIKYGMDSLTGAKTDPIVVLDVINRIVEKSVSDSMFISMFYGTYNTTRSEFTYASAGHEPPLFYCAKSERFTELQAKGLLLGVVPNVKYEQHSVVFDKEDFVVMMTDGVTECRSKEGFIEQQTVMDIIESVRDESAQAMVEYVYKKLEELQDFEQRDDFTLVIFKKI; encoded by the coding sequence ATGCCTCAAGAATTTAAAAGGCAATATAAAGAAATTTTAGAACAATACACATTAAGACAAACAGAACATAACTTGTATGAAGGTCAAAACTTTAGTAGACAACTAATTCAGAAGAACATTTCGCCAGAAGAGGTAATTAGTATACATAAGGCATCTCTGGAAGAAATAATTCCTAATCTGTCAGCGGATGTATCGCATTCTTTTGATTTATTAATAGAAGTAATGATTCGGTATGGGTTGGCGTTAAAAGAACATCAAACATTAATAAAAAAACAAGAAAATTTCAAAATGGAAATGGAACTTGCTTCAAATGTGCAACAAACTTTGCTTAAAACGAAAATACCCAACATGTTTGGTTTAGATATTGGTATGATTTCAGTTCCGGCACAAGAGATGAACGGAGATTATGCCTATTTTCTAAATGATGAGACTAGCGTCGGAGTTGCTGTGGCAGATGTTATCGGAAAAGGAATTCCAGCAGCTTTATGCATGTCGATGATTAAGTATGGAATGGACAGTTTAACTGGAGCTAAAACAGATCCGATCGTTGTATTAGACGTTATTAATAGAATTGTTGAGAAAAGTGTAAGTGATTCCATGTTTATATCGATGTTCTATGGGACATATAATACAACGAGGAGCGAGTTTACTTATGCTTCGGCTGGACATGAACCACCACTTTTTTATTGTGCAAAGAGTGAGCGTTTCACGGAGTTGCAAGCAAAAGGTTTGTTGCTTGGAGTAGTTCCGAATGTAAAATACGAACAGCATTCAGTTGTATTTGATAAAGAAGACTTCGTTGTTATGATGACCGATGGGGTAACGGAATGTCGTTCAAAAGAAGGTTTTATAGAACAACAAACTGTGATGGACATTATTGAAAGTGTACGAGACGAAAGTGCACAAGCAATGGTGGAATATGTATATAAAAAATTAGAAGAATTACAAGATTTCGAGCAACGCGATGATTTTACTCTTGTCATATTCAAAAAAATTTAA
- a CDS encoding SprT family protein, which yields MTDEKLRELVCDVSIKIFGKDFQHEAYFNSRLRTTGGRYMLRTHHIEVNPLVFEKHGMDELIGVIKHELCHYHLHIEGKGYKHRDADFRELLKRTKSPRFCSTLVDKKKGQINKTYTYQCIKCSLEYNRKIRLNTNKYRCGKCLGDLLLVSLRNIK from the coding sequence GTGACAGATGAAAAACTTCGTGAATTAGTATGTGATGTATCAATAAAGATTTTTGGGAAAGACTTTCAACATGAAGCTTATTTTAATAGTCGCCTTCGTACTACTGGAGGAAGGTACATGTTAAGAACTCATCATATAGAAGTAAATCCTCTTGTGTTTGAAAAGCATGGGATGGATGAATTGATTGGTGTTATAAAACATGAGCTTTGTCATTATCATTTACATATAGAAGGAAAAGGGTATAAACATAGAGATGCTGACTTTCGAGAATTATTGAAAAGAACGAAATCTCCGAGATTTTGTTCTACACTTGTAGATAAGAAAAAGGGTCAAATAAATAAAACCTACACATACCAATGTATAAAATGTTCACTTGAATATAATCGGAAAATTCGATTAAATACGAACAAATACAGATGTGGCAAGTGTTTGGGAGATCTATTATTAGTTTCATTAAGAAATATTAAATAA
- a CDS encoding anti-sigma factor antagonist (This anti-anti-sigma factor, or anti-sigma factor antagonist, belongs to a family that includes characterized members SpoIIAA, RsbV, RsfA, and RsfB.), giving the protein MNISVKLLQESTRVKGDITGEIDAFTAPILREKLAEINVTENLYIELNLKDVSYMDSTGLGVFVGFYKSVNASNGHLELTGLSSRLKRLFDITGLGEIMDIRTASEEVKIDETV; this is encoded by the coding sequence ATGAATATTTCAGTTAAACTGTTACAAGAGAGTACGCGTGTTAAAGGTGATATTACAGGAGAAATCGATGCATTTACAGCGCCGATTCTGAGAGAGAAGTTAGCAGAAATAAATGTAACAGAAAACCTTTATATTGAATTGAATTTAAAAGATGTGTCCTATATGGACAGTACAGGACTTGGTGTATTTGTCGGGTTTTATAAAAGTGTAAATGCTTCCAATGGTCATTTGGAATTAACCGGTCTTTCATCACGTTTGAAACGATTGTTTGATATTACTGGTTTAGGTGAGATTATGGATATTCGAACAGCGAGTGAAGAGGTGAAAATAGATGAAACCGTTTGA
- a CDS encoding anti-sigma regulatory factor, producing the protein MKLKSSVDILSEWDIVAARQLGRNEAKEVGFGTVDQARITTAISELARNIYLYAGKGNIEIKQITQGNMQGLLVIASDQGPGISDVRKVMEDGYTTSGGLGAGLPGVKRLMDDFKIETIFGEGTTISATKWLR; encoded by the coding sequence ATGAAATTAAAGTCTTCTGTTGATATTTTATCGGAATGGGATATTGTTGCTGCAAGGCAGCTTGGAAGAAATGAAGCAAAAGAAGTTGGCTTCGGAACGGTGGATCAAGCTAGAATTACAACAGCTATTAGTGAACTTGCCCGAAATATTTATTTATATGCTGGAAAAGGTAATATAGAAATTAAACAAATTACACAAGGTAATATGCAAGGGTTGTTGGTAATTGCATCTGATCAGGGACCAGGCATTTCAGATGTACGAAAAGTAATGGAAGATGGCTATACGACATCTGGTGGACTTGGTGCAGGTTTACCAGGTGTAAAACGATTAATGGATGACTTCAAAATTGAAACAATTTTCGGGGAGGGCACTACAATTAGTGCTACAAAATGGCTTAGATAG
- a CDS encoding LolA family protein produces the protein MKSRLAKWLFALTMILLLSACGAQSKEDVLKKLSSKWVDTKGYELTAEMSIMTGQEPKVYQVEVWHTKPDFYRVKVSDTNDENTQMIVRNKEGVFVVTPALNKTYKFQSKWPSENSQAYLIGSLAQDIKKDKTSTFKEEGGKYMFETKTSNNHKNMLPVQRIYIDKKTLLPTQVSILNENKEEQIRVTFNQVTIGKVHAPGEFQIEQTPTGQTDKGTVEASAEIDNPAFETHYPMVQWDQLHLLDEKVLNVEGDKRVILTYSGDKQFTIIQQLSEKNTSTTIPVFAPGDPVDLGVAIGAVTDQSISWEQDGMSFFLASSSLTKEEMIEVASSMSGSELK, from the coding sequence TTGAAAAGCCGATTGGCTAAGTGGTTATTTGCATTAACGATGATCCTGTTACTTTCTGCATGTGGAGCCCAATCCAAAGAAGACGTTTTAAAGAAGTTGAGCAGCAAATGGGTAGATACGAAAGGGTATGAGTTGACTGCGGAAATGAGTATAATGACGGGGCAAGAACCGAAAGTTTATCAAGTGGAAGTATGGCACACAAAACCAGATTTTTACCGTGTGAAAGTTTCGGATACGAACGACGAAAATACACAAATGATTGTGCGTAACAAAGAAGGAGTTTTTGTAGTAACACCTGCACTAAACAAAACGTATAAATTTCAAAGCAAATGGCCATCTGAAAATAGCCAAGCCTATTTAATCGGTTCGCTTGCACAAGACATTAAAAAAGATAAAACGTCTACATTTAAAGAAGAAGGCGGCAAATACATGTTTGAGACGAAAACAAGTAACAATCACAAAAACATGCTGCCGGTTCAAAGAATTTATATCGACAAAAAGACTTTATTACCAACACAAGTTTCTATTTTAAACGAAAATAAAGAAGAGCAAATCCGTGTTACATTTAATCAAGTAACTATTGGGAAAGTCCATGCTCCTGGAGAATTCCAAATTGAACAAACTCCTACTGGACAAACGGATAAAGGTACAGTTGAAGCATCTGCAGAAATAGATAATCCGGCATTTGAGACGCACTATCCAATGGTACAGTGGGATCAATTGCATCTATTAGATGAAAAAGTGCTCAATGTAGAAGGGGATAAACGAGTTATACTAACCTATAGTGGTGACAAACAGTTTACAATTATTCAGCAACTTAGTGAGAAAAATACTTCGACAACGATTCCAGTATTTGCGCCAGGAGATCCTGTAGATTTAGGTGTAGCTATTGGTGCAGTTACAGATCAATCTATCTCATGGGAACAAGATGGCATGTCCTTTTTCCTTGCTTCCTCCTCTTTAACAAAAGAAGAAATGATAGAAGTAGCTTCATCCATGTCCGGATCTGAGTTGAAATGA
- a CDS encoding type II toxin-antitoxin system PemK/MazF family toxin — MIVKRGDVFFADLSPVIGSEQGGTRPVLVIQNDIGNRFSPTVIIAAITAQIQKAKLPTHVEINAKQYDFERDSVILLEQLRTIDKSRLTDKITHLDEDVMQEVDHALGISLGIVKF; from the coding sequence TTGATCGTAAAACGTGGGGACGTTTTTTTCGCAGATTTATCACCTGTAATCGGGTCTGAGCAAGGGGGAACCAGGCCCGTTTTGGTGATTCAGAATGATATTGGTAATCGATTTAGTCCTACTGTTATTATTGCAGCTATTACTGCTCAAATACAAAAAGCAAAGTTGCCAACACATGTTGAAATAAACGCTAAACAGTATGACTTCGAACGCGATTCTGTTATCTTATTAGAACAATTGCGAACGATAGATAAATCGCGACTAACCGATAAAATTACACACCTTGATGAGGATGTAATGCAAGAAGTAGATCATGCATTAGGAATTAGTTTAGGAATTGTCAAATTTTAA
- a CDS encoding STAS domain-containing protein, which produces MNKQIASYIHDNLDEILEKWRTKMEDEEDDRFFQIMSDKVIDNTVREFGELMILSLTEEKETYMEKLNDFSLQIVRYGWSISFVLKALTNFSEVIYEKMDEVGFLNDQSIKSHREILTKWITPLNHSIVDAYSKVWEKTVHLQRIALQELSASLIPVFDKISVMPLVGTIDTERAKLIMENLLHGVVKHRAEVVLLDITGVPVVDTMVAHHIIQAADAVRLVGAKCMLVGIRPEIAQTIVTLGINLNDFTTTSTMQRGMEQALALTNRTIVEVNSK; this is translated from the coding sequence ATGAACAAACAAATCGCATCATATATTCATGATAATTTAGATGAAATATTAGAAAAATGGAGAACTAAAATGGAAGATGAGGAAGATGACCGCTTCTTTCAAATTATGTCCGATAAAGTTATTGATAACACCGTCCGCGAATTTGGAGAGTTAATGATTTTAAGTTTAACCGAGGAAAAAGAAACCTACATGGAAAAGTTAAATGATTTCTCTTTACAAATAGTTCGCTACGGGTGGTCTATTTCATTTGTTTTAAAAGCACTAACTAACTTTTCAGAAGTAATATATGAAAAAATGGATGAAGTTGGTTTTTTAAATGACCAGAGTATTAAATCGCATCGAGAAATATTAACAAAATGGATTACACCGCTTAATCATAGCATTGTCGATGCATACTCTAAGGTTTGGGAAAAAACAGTGCATTTGCAAAGAATAGCTTTGCAAGAACTTTCGGCATCATTAATTCCTGTATTTGATAAGATATCCGTTATGCCATTAGTTGGTACAATCGATACGGAACGTGCAAAGTTAATCATGGAAAACTTATTGCACGGGGTAGTGAAGCACAGAGCCGAAGTAGTGTTGCTTGATATAACTGGAGTTCCTGTAGTAGATACAATGGTAGCCCATCATATCATTCAAGCAGCAGATGCTGTTCGTCTAGTTGGTGCAAAATGTATGTTAGTTGGAATAAGACCAGAAATCGCACAGACAATTGTAACGTTAGGTATAAACTTAAATGATTTTACTACCACGAGTACAATGCAAAGAGGAATGGAACAAGCTTTGGCTTTGACGAATAGAACTATAGTAGAGGTGAATTCAAAATGA
- a CDS encoding STAS domain-containing protein codes for MMTRIPILKLRDCLIVSIQWELDDQTAIAFQEDLLAKLHTTAARGVVLDLTPIDFIDSFIAKVLGDVISMSGLMGAKVVITGIQPAVAITLIELGIRLENVVTALDLENGLEKLERELED; via the coding sequence ATGATGACAAGAATTCCGATTTTAAAATTAAGAGATTGTCTAATTGTTTCTATTCAGTGGGAATTAGATGACCAGACAGCAATAGCTTTTCAAGAGGACCTATTAGCTAAGTTACATACTACCGCTGCTAGAGGTGTAGTTTTAGATTTAACCCCAATTGATTTTATTGATTCCTTCATTGCAAAAGTACTTGGCGATGTGATTAGTATGTCAGGTCTAATGGGAGCAAAGGTGGTTATAACAGGAATACAACCAGCTGTTGCAATCACGCTAATCGAATTAGGTATTCGATTAGAAAATGTGGTAACCGCTTTAGACTTAGAAAATGGATTGGAAAAATTAGAACGAGAATTGGAGGACTAA